The Phragmites australis chromosome 1, lpPhrAust1.1, whole genome shotgun sequence genomic interval TGCGCCTCCTGGGAGGCTTGTGGAGTGGGTTGAGGTGATTGGGAAGGTCTAGAAGCAGTTGCCACGGCTCCCAGCTTCGGGTAGGGGCAATCTCGagcatagtggccgacacggcTGCAGTTGTAGCATGGCCCGTCGGGGCTACTAGTCACACTTGCTTGAGATCCCGTGGGTCGTGGAGGCTGTCCTTGCGAAGAGGAGAAAGATGGACGTAGCACCACCCACATTGATTGTGGAGTAGCAAAAGTCGCCAtatgagatggtggaggttgactctccgtgCGAGCGCGTTGAGAATACCCACCCATAGAAAGCGACGGAACCCTCTTGCgattcttctcctcctggtggttcttcagcttgaactccacTGTGAGAGAGGTTCTCACtagcttgttgaagtcggtgaactcatgcATCGAcagccggtcttgcatcttggaactGAGGCCGTTCATgaagcggtattgcttccgctcatccATGTTTACCTCATCCGACACATATTgggcaaggtggttgaacacctgcatgtACTCCATGACGGttctacctccttgcttgaggtccagaaACTCTCACCTTTTGATCTCCATTATCCCCTTGTGGATATGATAATAACGGAATGCCtaacggaactccgcccaagacacccggtggttggtgaggtgcatggccaagtagttaGTCCACCACGCGCCCGCCGCACCCTAAAGTTGATGCATGGAGAAAAGTGCCTTCTCATGGTCTTCACATATGAGGAGAGTGAGTTTCTGCTCGATAGTACGAAGCCAGTGGTcggcatcgagaggatcctcagcccgcgtGAAGGTGGGCGGCTGAGTCCATAAGAAATCGGCGAAGTCATCTCGGCGTCTGGCTCCACCTCCTTCTTGAGGGGTCGTGTTACCCACGAGAGCTTCAAGGAGCATCGTGTGAGCATGACGGTTCTattcaatttgcatgagcacatccgccatgctctACGGTGGAGGGtggttctcattagaaccctcgggaagatctccGAGACTATGGagggttctcatcctattgcAATGATAAGACGAATAGGGCAAAGTCAAATTCTAACACAACCTAAAGGCATTCACCATATATCATTTTCTTGGACCCTTAATACCGTATATATggaaacatgcatgcatatgaccAATAGGgaaaaatgaatgcatgctCGATCCCTATCTACTTTTTCTTTCTCAAGCTTGTCTCTTCACAACAACATCAAGATCACATGCATTTATAtaaccaatcatcaccctttgTGCCAGAAAGAATAAGTAGTACGAATGGTGCTTGTGCGTCTTGCCGCATAAGCGACAATTCATACATTGTTGTCAATGTATTCACTTTTCGTACCCTCGCTGTACGGGACACAccaggcccctgcctcgcactggttgagcctCCGATATTTATTACCATCGGGATGCATTCCTTACCTTTTTCGTCGATGCAACATAAATCATAAATGTATCATAATGCGAATACAAACAATTTAAGCGTCGCTCATATCCACGctttacacttaggggcataatatagcaaatttatacatattagcaAGAGAGGCActaaagaaactttagtgggttgcttagtgatgttgacacacttactaaacaatgcTTAGGattgtttaggctacttaattaaatcaagctctgataccatactgtgaggaatcgtccaaataatattttaattaatcattaagaggatcattattcacaatcacGATCTCagtgattaatcagaataccatcccggtagttctggcatgtgttttgtgcctaagattagaacacatacctttccaatatatacatcacaacataacttaaaaaaagcgagtaattaaaattataatacAAGTTCTTAAGAATGAAACCATTTGTAACAGTTTatacaaagagaaactacgcagcggaagaataaaaccttaacaacaacaaaaggagagtggagcctTATGCTCTTAGACTCCACCTCAAAAGCTGCGCCTCACCAGAGTAAGATGCGCTACTCTTACCCACCACCTGCACcggcgggcatgaagtagccaaacaccgcctcaccATCACCAGcaaaacctgaaagagcagcgtgagtacgaaggtactcgcaagacttaatctatatagggcacatataaatagcctaactccaaggatcatgcattgagctattagcaagagtaaggccacatggttaagtaaaacatatacgATAAAGCAACCTGGACAACTACGTGTGAGCATGTATACTTAACTGACATGCTAGTGTACTCTGCAAACCACAACTTGagcatgtatgtataggaactataatatctcatcaacaatatccaccgaccatttccatcataccatgtctttatcccacattcgtaaactctatgaccgatgcaaatgaacggaagcatgctcatgactgacaCCATgacatttcgaaatgtttttacaccatACGACTTGAGTGACCACATAGGCTCACCCAAGGGGATACCTCTGTCAACCTTTTTCATACCTGAAACCACCCaattgcaatgcccctatggcaccggggttaccgcgagcgtgtctgggacacctccggctccacGCCACCTTgcttatcctttttttttctcttacgtATCATAGAGTCGCAAGGCAAGTGTTGGCACaacatatgataatcggcttatcttactattagatcagcatgtggtgagtacggaaagtgcgAGAGCCAACCGCACCGACGGacgaccttaaacgatgcaaagcgATCTATGGTATTCGGGCTGCTCTCCCGAACTACCTAGATGACTCCttctgggcagaagatacccctaacaccgcctaCATCTCGCCttaatctcacatctcaacctcatctttgtatttgtGAACAGTGACTAAGCCCTAGGCTTgcgaacaacggcagcaccCTCGACTTCttccgaggacctaagcatttcgaataatccttgaagctagacacgaactatatcatcaaggttacaaggataaggattcatcaatagatcaaggtagagataatgtatcaacataggttctacccatatcagcctgatactggactcaacacatgcaaacatacataaatcataatttatcaatttaaactccattcaatttgaacaaagggtgcagtatgcttagatgcatgCCTTGCCGCTCTGAGGTCTGCCTGATACTACCTACACAAAACTCGCAGAAGTagtgtgcctcggtgtcacccttGATCACACCCTCGTTACGCTCcgattcttcgttcactaaaagaacgtatgcaatgatgagcatgaaggatgtgcaatgaaagatgctccacagtgcatgCCAACGGCGGAGATATAACACATTACGGCATACGCTTTAAAATATTAATGATTTCCTTAATCATTGATTATTATTAACCATTTACTAATTTCCtaaattaattaagcttaaacaaagcttaaacctaattagaaaattaactaCGCTTAACATGAgtgtgattatttttaatgaacagggAACAATATACAAAGATTATCAAAActaatttcatcaattttggagttaccattaattaattatgaattatcaaagccttcCTCCTTGCTTCACATGGCACAGGCCCGGGGATTGGAGCTCGGGCTCGTCGGATTTTGAAGCGGCGGTGAGTGGGCGTGCTTGCTCTGCTCTGCTTTGGGCTTGGTCGAacaagagagtgagggagagagatgagagagcgGCGAGGGGCAAGGGATAAGGCCGTGGACGCTTCCACTGGAAGGCTCGGTGCCATGCTAGGCCTGCCGATGACGTGGCCGTGGCCACCAGAGTCAACAAAGCCGGCGCAAagcagagagcagagagagagggatgggCATGAACAATGACGACCGAAATAAAATCCCCTCTCCAATTTTCCAATCCATTTGGATATCTTCCTATGGTCCAAAATTTGTAGGACAAAATTTGTGTGAAACTACTATTcctgtgcaacccattttatcTTGTTTGACCTGTAATGCTTGAGCAATTTCAatttaaaattctccaaagtagcaaacttttctaacttgttgtaatttttatgtCTTCAAAatcattcccaaaaatttggaaaaaatcactaatattcctcactaatcatggactaatttctaaaattatttccaaccttATGTTGCATAGCGAATATGTGAGTTTCTTCACAAAGCATTACTAAATATTAACTTTAACAATTTGAGTTCAATTTAAAACACatgccaaaaactctcaaaacaataaatatgatgctaatgatgctcattaatGCTTAATGACCTAATTAACAATTTTGAGCTGTCACATGCTCAATCATCATTGGTAAATATATATTGCCCTAAGCtttcatccaagtattttggtccatttcaaATCATATACCGCTGGTGCTTACCGCTTAGCACTATCTGAAACCTGTAAGATCCACCCAATCTTTCATATTTCTCAATTAAAACCAATTATGTACAACTATACTCCTGTATTTGCTAGCATATCTGGCAGTCAAGACTTGGATTCGGTGAATCTCCTGTCGGAGTCAATCCTGACCACAGATTGGTGAAGAAAGGTAATGTAGCCACAACATAAATACTGGTTAAATGGTTGGTACTACCAGAATCTATGACGACGTGGGAAGATTACTATGTGGTAAGGCAGTGTTACCCATATGCTCTAGATTGGGGGACAAGTTGTTTCTCAAGAGGGAGTGTTGCCACGGCTGGCGCCATGGATTCCCCGCACGATAGAGGAGAAGGCGAAGCTCTGAACTTTACACCACTATTACGTGTCCGACGAGTTGATGAAGTCAAAGGGAAACAGTAAAATGTAAGATGATAAATAGTACCGTAGGTCAAATACCATGTAAAAGGATTACAGCAATAATACTGTAGTAATTCCGTTAGTTACTATTCATAATACAATATAGCATAGCATCTAGTCCTATCCACTAAGATCCAACGGTGTACAGTATTTTGTAGTCACTGACTGCACCGAAGTCAGAGTATCCTCGTCCTGCGTGGCGGAGTCGTGTTGGGTTTGCAGTCCTGCGTGTGGGCCATGTTGGCCAGTGAGTGTGAAGAAGGAGAGGAGTATAAGAACTCGGTGTAGTGATTCCATTTGGCTTATGCTATGAACACGCGATTGCTCCTCGCCAACTTTCCTTCCTGTTCATCCTGCTCTCCCTCtgaaatctctctctctctctctctcgtgaaTTCTTCTGCTCCTCGCCGTTGCTACACAGTGGAGCCGGCAGCAGCCCACCCGCACGATCCGACGGGCGGGGACACGCCACCGAAGCAGGTGGCGCAGGCGATGGAGCGGCTGGGGCGCGCGGGCCGGCTCATCGCGGACATCCGGCTCGGCGCGGACCGCCTCCTCGAGGCCCTCTTCATCGCCGGCAGTGCGCCCACGCACAGCGCCCACCAGCACGCCGACAGGACCGCGCGCGCCgtcgcccaggaggaggccgccATGCGCCGCCACTTCCAAGACCTCCGCGCCCTCGGCAGGTACCCCCACCCGGACACCCCCAGCATCTCGATCCGGGAGGTTCTTGATAGTTCCCTTGGATTCCTAGAAAGAACCTGCGTGGCGTTCTACTCATTGCAGCATTCTCTAGTGGCAAATATCAAATTTTGCTGGAAAACAACCCTTACCCTTCTTCTGTTATCAGTGAGATATTCAAATTAGCACCTATGATGTTGTCTAACTGATGTTTAGGAAATTGATAGCTGTGGTATAGGATTTCTTTCTGCGTTAGTAGGGAAATTCTAGTTTTTAGTGCTTGGGTCAGTCACCCTGCACaccaaaaatatcaaattaGTTTTGTTAAGTAATGCTTACTTTAGTACCTAGTGTCATGTTGGACTTGGAACTGCTCTGCGTCTGTTCTTGGTTTTGGAGCTTATGTTGGTTTCTAGATTGTCTTGCTTAGGCTTTGTGGTACTTTGAAGATTAGACATCTAATTTAGTTTGATTTAGTTCTTTTCTGCTAGTTTTAATCTTATGGTTGGATGTTTCTCTGTAGTTTGGACTTGTTGGGAGAAGCACTTTTGCAAAATATATTTGTGGAGACGGGTGGCCTTCCTCTATTTTATTCGGACCATTTGGCATTGCTGGAACACATATTACATTCTTGCTCTAGTACAACATTATAACCTCTGTGGAACTGTTGTAGCTAGAATTAGCACGGATACGACTTCAGTTTTGAGAAGGAAAAAAGGTGGACTTACTAGTTATGTCTAATACACCATCTGACACATGACTTGTGATATTTGAAAGCCATAAATATATCTGAAGTTCTGAACCATACTGAATTAAGTCGGCACAATATTTGAAAGGCATGTGAAGAGCCTTGGTTTCAGTTGTCTTCTTTTGCAATTATTCTCCTATTAAACTGGTTTAAGGAGCTTATATGCTTAAGGGCATCATTTTCACTTTTCCGTCCATGGACTAATTGTAATTTTGTGGTGTTTATCATGCTTTCACTTTTAATGAGTCATTGGTGACACTATTCTATTGGTAGGTTCAATGCATTTGTATggaaattttatttttccttttaaaattttaatataaaatggCACTATTTCTTCAACAGTGATCAGGCTAATCATTTTAATCTGGAAAGCTCCAGTTTTTTAACTGTGTCCTAACAAGTATCTTGCAGTCTTTTAGCCATTCTTTTTCGTCTGTGAATAATTCCTTTTTATCTGTTAGGAAGGCAATTAGAGGAGTCTGGAGTTCTTAATGTGGCCCTTAAAGCTCAAGGCAATTCGTGGGGCTTGCACATGCCACTTGTTTGTCCAGACGGTGCTGTTGTAGCTTATTCTTGGAAGCGTCAACTGGCAGGTCAGGCTGGTGCATCTGCTGTTGACAGAActaggtaaaatcattacctaCTATTTTTTGTTGTCTTGTTTAGCTACTGCTGCAACGTGATGTGCTTCTTTTCTCTATTTATGATTTGCTGTTGACTTGTGACATTTTCACCAGCCTGCACTAACGGAATGCAGTTTATAGTGTTTACTCCACAGTGGTTCTCCCTGTAATAAATTAATTATATGGTTCTTTGTGGCAGCTGAATTTGTGCAATCATTGTTCAATTCTGAATATTGCTATGACTTCCAATCGGCGCATTGCATAGGTGTTGTCATGGCTGTCATTTGTTGAGTTAATCAATGGGCAGTTTATTCCTCCTTTCCCACTTGTGTTTTTATTTGGGAAAAAATCCGCATTTTCAAGAAGAGTTTCAGTGTTTGGATTGTTTCTACCGAGCTTTTAGAAGTATTGTGTGCTGAACAGAAAATGTTTGTTTTTCCAATGCGCCCGTATTGTCCAGCATAGAATGGCATTGGAAATGTCGTGATTGTATTATTCATGAGCATGTTTAGATGCAAGTACCGTGCATGGTGCTTGCAATCATCCACCAGTCTCTATGGGAAGAGGCCAAGAGTTCAGCACAAATttcttacccccccccccctgtttaGTAAACTAAAACATCTAAAAATTACTCACCATGTGTGGTACTGTGGTTGTTCCATTTTGTGATAAGGAAAAGGTTCAATCTACGTCTCTCAACTATCCCTTTAATTTCAACCTAAACTTGAATACCCATTTAAATTCCATCATGGTCTCCAGTCATTGCTGCTGGTTGAGGATGACTAGTGGTGGCATTTGTGGTGATTTTTTATGGCACCCAATCATCGCTTACTGCTTTGAAGACTTTGCAGGAAACTGGGGAAAAGAGTTTCTACTTTTGCATTATTCATGTATTATAATGTTTGGATTGTTGATGATTTGGATTCATCCTCATCCAATGCTTTTTTTCAGGTTAGCTCTCAAGGCCTTCACTGACCAGAAAAGAAGATTCTTTCCTcatctagaagatgaagtgctTAGCCATCTCCATGATGGTGAACCTGGTGTCGCCAAAAAACCTAGGTTTTCTGCCAGCAATGCAGAGCTAGAGGAAAAAACTTTATCTGAAATActgaaaaatctagaaaatgaAGTACCTAACATGAAAATATTCACATACCGACATCTGGATTGGTCAAAAAGAGCTTCATCATTAGCATCTCTAATGGATGATGACTTTGTGGATCCATCTAAAGTGTTGAACCTGCAAAATATGGGCAAAATGAGATCTGGTGCTCTGTCAACTTCCATAGACCAGGTTGCAGTAATTGAGTTGCTGGTTCCTTCAATATTTAGAGCTATTGTGTCATTGCACCCTGCTGGATCTACTGATCCTGATGCTGTGGCATTCTTCTCTCCCACCGAGGTAAGGATGTTTTCCAAAAGTTGATTCTGCTCAGCTCAATTATGAACTTTGCGTAAGCAGCCATGCACTGGTGTTGACAGTATGTGTCTGATTATAAGTTGCCTATGTATCAAGATCACTTCATTGTTTTAGCATGTTTCCATTAATGTTCTTAATGGGCAAATTAAGTGACCAAGACATCCTTTTTGACACATGATGTAAATATTGTACCAGGGAGGAAGCTACCTTCACGCTAGAGGCCTGTCAGTGCATCATGTATTTAAGCATGTAAAGGTAAGTACTTCTATgttctttttaatttttgttcTGATAAGAGGCACTAGAAGCGAAAGATGGGTGTAGTTAATAGAATATGTTGATTATGCAGGAGCATGCTAACAAGGCGTTACAGTACTTCATCGGTGTGGAACCCAGTAAAGCACTATCTCTACTATTGGTaagttgcaaacttgcaataATTATTAGTCCCTTGGATACCTTCATATTAGTAATCCAAtcattgagattttattttATGGGGACAGTCATTGCCAAAAAATTGATTGACACTATTCCTAGTTCCTACGCTTTCGTTGTTTCTTCATTTTGGACATTTTCTGTTACTAAAAACATGTTATTTTCTTGCAGCGTTGGATCGCCAGCTATCAGACTCTATTTACAAAGGTTTGCAGGTAATGCCCCTGGATGTTTAATTTGATGCACATAGTATTGTTAGTGTTTCTACCCTGTGAATAAGTAATACTTGGATCACTTTGTATGCAGCAAATGCCGACGACTTCTGCTGATGGACCAGTCCCTGGCTTTGCTTTTACCTCCTGTCCACCGCCCCTATCACCAAACTTCAAATGTTGGTTCAGATCTTCAGGAGGCCTATCATATTGGATGTTCTTCCTATAATGGCTAATGCTTCTAACGACACTCGAGACTCGTTAGATAGCATACGATGCTCCGGACGTTGTCAGGTGACAACGTACATGTACAACAATCTTTCTGTGTAGAACCGTGGTTAGGT includes:
- the LOC133909454 gene encoding mediator of RNA polymerase II transcription subunit 27-like, coding for MERLGRAGRLIADIRLGADRLLEALFIAGSAPTHSAHQHADRTARAVAQEEAAMRRHFQDLRALGRQLEESGVLNVALKAQGNSWGLHMPLVCPDGAVVAYSWKRQLAGQAGASAVDRTRLALKAFTDQKRRFFPHLEDEVLSHLHDGEPGVAKKPRFSASNAELEEKTLSEILKNLENEVPNMKIFTYRHLDWSKRASSLASLMDDDFVDPSKVLNLQNMGKMRSGALSTSIDQVAVIELLVPSIFRAIVSLHPAGSTDPDAVAFFSPTEGGSYLHARGLSVHHVFKHVKEHANKALQYFIGVEPSKALSLLLRWIASYQTLFTKVCSKCRRLLLMDQSLALLLPPVHRPYHQTSNVGSDLQEAYHIGCSSYNG